A single region of the Sorex araneus isolate mSorAra2 chromosome 7, mSorAra2.pri, whole genome shotgun sequence genome encodes:
- the LOC129406444 gene encoding kinesin-like protein KIF14, translating into MMGFSEEAGIIPRFCEDLFARVATKQSQETELVEGEEHDHRITSRINLIDLAGSERCSTAHTSGDRLKEGVSINKSLLTLGKVISALSEQANRKRVFIPYRESVLTWLLKESLGGNSKTAMIATISPAASNIEETLSTLRYASQARMIISVAKVNEDVNAKLIRGEHHLEAYTINHTASPRI; encoded by the exons ATGATGGGATTTAGTGAAGAAGCAGGAATAATTCCAAGATTTTGTGAAGATTTGTTTGCTCGAGTGGCCACAAAGCAGAGCCAAGAG ACAGAGCTTGTGGAAGGGGAAGAACATGATCACAGGATAACCAGCCGCATAAACCTCATCGATCTGGCAGGCAGCGAGCGCTGCTCCACAGCGCACACTAGTGGCGATCGCTTGAAG GAAGGAGTGAGTATTAACAAGTCCTTGCTCACGCTGGGGAAGGTGATATCTGCGCTTTCCGAACAAGCCAACCGGAAGAGAGTTTTTATCCCCTATCGTGAATCTGTTCTGACCTG gctgttAAAGGAAAGCCTGGGTGGAAATTCAAAAACTGCCATGATTGCCACGATCAGTCCCGCTGCCAGCAACATCGAGGAGACACTGAGCACCCTCAGGTACGCCAGCCAAGCCCGCATGATCATCAGCGTCGCCAAGGTCAACGAAGACGTGAACGCCAAGTTGATTAGAGGTGAGCACCATCTGGAAGCTTATACCATAAACCACACTGCTTCTCCCAGAATATGA